TCCTTTTGTTCGCCTTCTTCAACGTCTTGGATGATATCTTGGATAAAGTCACGTTTACCCTTATGTTTACCAGCTTCAACAGCTTGAATTATATCTTGGATGAAGTTACGTTTATCCTTATGTTCTCCTTCTTCAACATCCTGGATGATGTCTTGGATAAAATCACGCTTGTCTTTGTGTTCACTTTCTTCAACATCCTGGATGATATCTTGGATAAAATCACACTTGTCATTGTGTTTACCAGCTTCAACGGCTTGGATAATGTCTTCGATAAACTCGCGCTTACCTTTATCCTTACCAGCTTCAACAGCTTGAACTATATCTTGGATGAAATCACGCTTATCTTTGTGTTCGCCTTCCTCAACATCTTGGATAATGTCTTGAATGAAGTCACGCTTGTCTTTGTGTTTACCAGCTTCAACAGCTTGGATGATGTCTTGGATAAAGTCACGTTTGTCCTTGTGCTTACCAGCTTCAACGGCTTGTATAATATCTTGAATAAAATCACGCTTGTCCTTTTGTTCGCCTTCTTCAACGTCTTGGATGATATCTTGGATAAAGTCACGTTTACCCTTATGTTTACCAGCTTCAACAGCTTGAATTATATCTTGGATAAAGTCACGTTTGTCTTTTTGTTCACTTGCTTCAGCATCTTGAATAATATCTTGTATAAAGTCACGTTTGTCCTTGTGTTTACCAGCTTCAACAGCTTGAATAATGTCTTGAATAAAATCACGCTtacctttatttttaccagCTTCAACAGCTTGGATAATATCTTGAATAAAGTCACGCATATCCATATTTTCGCCTTCTTCGAAGTCTTCTGCTGTGTCGTGACGCTTCAAAACTGCAATATCTTCTAGGCTTTCATGAAGCTTCTCCTTTGTCCTTTGTTCATcgttttcaatatcatttgtAATATCATCTATTAGATCACGCTTAAAAAGGCCcttatctttaattttttctttaacatATGATAAGTGGATACGAACCTTATCGATATCTTTCTCAGTCAATTCGttcttgaaaaattttgtaTACCAAGAAACAAAATAAGTCTTACCAACTTTCCATTCactattttcatttggaGTGCAAAATGGTTCACTTGAGCCAGATTTAGAGCCACCCTTTTTAAAATAACGTTCAGGCGTACATCTAATAATTGGGTTCAAGCTAATATATGTATCGTCTTCTGGAATCATAACATCTTCTTCATAAACATCACCAGGGTTCATATTATGTGCCTTCAGCTCTTCATAAGAATAAGTACGTACGGATGCTGTTTGGAAATATGTTGAATAGTCTGGCTTGGCTTTTTTAGTATGtccatttttcaattcaggCTTGATAGTTTGTGGTGTACCATCTTTTTTTAGAGAAACCCATGGTTCCAAAGGGTTAGGTGGATCTTCAGGTTTACCACTAAATACGACACCACCAATTACTGTTGGAGTAACTATCTCTACCTTAGTGCCATAAATTGTTCTAACCCAAGGTTTTGGTTGTTCAGTAGTGTCTAATTTTTCCTTTGGCTCAACAACAGGTTTATAAGCGAAGGCTGTCCCAAACAAAAGGGCAGATGCCATGGAATACGAGACTTTCATCTTGTATCTTGCTCAATTGATGTTAGTTTTCTTCTCGTTTTCCCTTCTTCACTTTGAGAAGAGAATATTgatcaatatatatatatatatatatatatgtcCGTACGTGTGTTTGTATGTGTCTAAAAACGAAAAATAGGGTGGAAGCTAAAGATTTGGTAATCTTAGTGagcttattatttaaagaaaaagtaaTTTGCGAGATCTAGGTGAACGTTGGATCTAACCTTAAGGTTTGttcttaaataaaagatatgaaaaaaatggcCGAAATGAGAGATCTTGTCTGAAAGTTTCAAATCTCCTAAAAATTACCGTGCAAATTGatagtaaatatttacaaaaagCGGATTCCCTTTACAGCcgagaaaaatatttcagctgaaaaaaaaaaaaagtggGCACTGTAAAAATGGCTCATCGGTTCAGGTCCAAAGCGGCCGTTACAATAACATTACTTTAGCAATTATGAAACTGTGTGGGATGGAGTTGCGGTTAAGGTTGAAGTTTTCGTCACTTTAGGAATTCAGTGCTTCGTACTTTCCTAAAAGAAGGCCTTGAACCTACCATATAGTATAGAAATTGTTCTGAAAGGCCATGAGTACTGAGAAAGGAAATCAATAAAAGAGACAGCTGGAAGTAGGTCCTGAGAATATAGAGTGGAGGGGTTATAAGAAAACAGCTACATAAGATAACTTCAATACTAATCCCGAATTGAAACAATTAGACAGGAGGTAAACAGGTACACATTATTCATTGATCCGGGATGGACGAGAAATTGGAGTTAGTACGAAACAATCTAGTCCATTACCAACAATGGGAAGACGTGAGAGTATCACCTGCTTCCTTTCAGTGGGAAGGTGAAAATATACAACTTATTATCGGAAAGCCTAGTAACTCCGAGAGAGAGGAATGCGTGCTTCCTGTGGAGTACTCTCAATATCAAGAGAGTTTGTTGACTACAAACCTTATTGATGCGACTTTTACTAATTTGGTCTCTGAAGAGTTTGAAAGAATAGTCTTGGCGATTATTGGAGATGATGGTACGGTCGTTTTCTATTATATTACCAGAGGAACTTCTACCATATAAACATCGCTCAAACTAACTACTGACAATCCACACAAACACAAACACaaacacacacacacacatatatatatgtatatatatatatttatattcgCATTTACTTATGCCTctcatttattaatttataaagtTTTTATATGTACATATCTATATTATAGATAATTATGCTAGAATGAAACAAGAAATCAATGCATGCTTCTAAGTACGGTAGTCCCCATTAATGGTAACATATTCATGAGTTAGATCACAAGTCCAGAATTGAGCAGTTTCAGTACCAGTATTCAAATCGACTAGGACCTCTAAATCTTCTAAAGCTAACATTTGAGAAGCACGCTCTTCATCGAGATTTAACTGTGGGACACCGTTGATAACCAACTTCAATTCTTTTGGCTCACTATTATCAGTGGTAACAAAGCTAACACTAATCTTGTCTGCATCTAATGCTCTCATATCGTTTAACTTAGCATAACCAATAGCACATAAGATACGACCCCAATTGGCATCTTGTCCATATAAGGCAGTTTTTACTAGCATAGAGTTAGAAATAGATTCTGCGATTGTACGAGCATCAGCGTAATTTTCAGAATTAATCACTTTCACTGTCACAAATTTTGTTGATCCTTCTCCATCACGTACTACTAGTTTAGCTAAATCTTGGGCGACCGatgtaatatttaatttaatttcatcataTAACTCAGAATCTTCTGTAATATCTTCCATTTGATTATCAATTGCACCATTTGATAACATACATAAAGTATCGTTCGTACTCATATCGCCATCAACAGATATACAATTGAAAGAACGATCAACAGCGtattttaaagaagatGTTGCTGCAGACGAAGATAAAGGTAAATCAGTAATTAAATAGCTTAATAGAGTAGCCATATTTGGGCATATCATACCAGCCCCCTTCGCAATACCGGTGATAGTATAAGTTTGCCCAGTTGTGgataatttgaattgtttGGAAATTATCTTTGGGAAAGTATCAGTAGTACAAATAGATTTGGCAAAATTTAACCAAGAATTGAAATCACTGCCAAATGCCTTTTTatcattgaaaattttttcaataccATTCTCAAGTTTATCCATAGGCAAACGTTGTCCAATAACACCAGTAGACATAACCAGAGATAGATTTTCAGAACTGTCACTGCCAAGATGCTTACTAACTAAATCTACCGTTTTCTCAGCGTCTTCTTGGCCTTGGTCACCAGTTACTGAATTTGCACAACCTGAATTTACAATTGTTGCGATAACACCTTCACCTTTGGTATGTTGAAGAACATTTCTTGAGACAGTAACAGGAGCAGcttgaaatttatttgtaGTAAATACTGCAGCAGCTCTTGCTCTCTTTGGATCATTGACATTCCTTATAACCCCTAAATCTAaagcattattttttttaatacctGCAGAGATTGATGCAGTTTCAAAACCTAGAGGAAAAGTAGCATGGGTTGGAACAAATCTTGCATATTTGTCTAAAGGTTTAGCCTTTTGTAATAGAGTCTTTGTAGTGtgcatatttttttagttttttttttttttttttgatatagTAGAGGTTTACTATTGATTGGTAGTCCGAATAGGTACAGGCTTGAGGATTCTTATAACATCAAGAATTAAGACACACCAATTCATTGTTCTGAATTATGTTACgcatatttatatattttattcacCCCAagtattataatatattgtaCCAAGTTATTCAAGGTGTCCATTTGCTGCTCCAAACACTCTACGGTTGTCGGATAAACCTTTTCACCTACTAGTATTAATTGACTAAATCTGCTTATGGGTAAAAGCCATCGCAAATGGTCATCATGAAAATTAACTctatataatattgatcaaatttttttttttgactCATACAAACATGCGAAAACGGAAAATGACGCATTCCCGTACGAGTCCTTCTTTTTTAGGACATGCTtaagaaagaaagaaagtGTTTGTCATTAACTGTAATATTTTCTCTGACGACTACTTGTCACTGGACAGGATCATCAACTATTAATCAATCCAGTCTTTTGAAGTATTGCTTTATTAATCTGGAAATAGACGAGTATAAGAACAAATTTTGGGAAAAGATAATTCCGCGCATGAAAAGAAGTTTGGTTATCATATtgtattgtattttttgaaaaaaaaaaaaaataaaagaactCCTAAATTTATTGTATAAAAACTATATAATGAGTAGCGGCACTGATAATTAGGGCTTTTATACATGACTTAAACCTGCACTAATTTTAAGCATCTTTAATTGTAGTTCGCTCTGAACAGGCGAAGGTTCAATTCTAGCATCAGGATCGCTTTCAGGTTCAGAGTTATCTGGAGCATCCACAGAAACTGTTACTGATCTCTTTGCGCTCTTTTTAGAACGGAAAAAGCTCCAACCTCGTTCACTTTTAACCCTTCTTGCATCTCCTGCAGAGTTATTGCTTTTGCTGCTATCACTGTTATTGGTATCATCTGATGTATTCTTTGTCCTTGTCTTCGGTATAACTAGCTTGTCTAAACTATCATTATTCTTGAGTGATGAAGtctcttttttattactacTTTTCTTTAAGTAAGTGTCATTTCCCTTGATAtcattgaaatttatattatcagatagtatttgatttttagaAAAGTCGGTTAATGCTCGATACATCTTGGATTCTGTATCATGTAATTGTTCAACATAATTCGGTTTATCTTTCATGCTGATCTTCATTATATGGCTTTctgtaaaattaatattttctaattctttatcgTTATTGACAGACTGTAAATCTGCAATGGCAGCTACTTGTTCCATTACGGAGTTAATGATTGTCTCATCtgtgaattttttttcacgtGCGATATTTTTTGATCCTTTAACTGAATGAGgtgtttttattaattgaactaatgaatttaattgatcTCTTAAGATTTCATTTTCCCTTTCACTTTGCTCTAGTGTTTGCATCCCACGGGTCATCATGACGTTTTGCATACTTACTTCATGtaattcatcttttaaCAATTCAATTCTATTACGATAGTACTCCTCCATTAGGTTCCAATCATCAGTTAAGATAGCACGTTTCTTATCCCCACCAATTGCtgtttgatttattttaatcTGATTGGAC
This DNA window, taken from Henningerozyma blattae CBS 6284 chromosome 3, complete genome, encodes the following:
- the PSG1 gene encoding Psg1p (similar to Saccharomyces cerevisiae YKL077W; ancestral locus Anc_2.624) translates to MKVSYSMASALLFGTAFAYKPVVEPKEKLDTTEQPKPWVRTIYGTKVEIVTPTVIGGVVFSGKPEDPPNPLEPWVSLKKDGTPQTIKPELKNGHTKKAKPDYSTYFQTASVRTYSYEELKAHNMNPGDVYEEDVMIPEDDTYISLNPIIRCTPERYFKKGGSKSGSSEPFCTPNENSEWKVGKTYFVSWYTKFFKNELTEKDIDKVRIHLSYVKEKIKDKGLFKRDLIDDITNDIENDEQRTKEKLHESLEDIAVLKRHDTAEDFEEGENMDMRDFIQDIIQAVEAGKNKGKRDFIQDIIQAVEAGKHKDKRDFIQDIIQDAEASEQKDKRDFIQDIIQAVEAGKHKGKRDFIQDIIQDVEEGEQKDKRDFIQDIIQAVEAGKHKDKRDFIQDIIQAVEAGKHKDKRDFIQDIIQDVEEGEHKDKRDFIQDIVQAVEAGKDKGKREFIEDIIQAVEAGKHNDKCDFIQDIIQDVEESEHKDKRDFIQDIIQDVEEGEHKDKRNFIQDIIQAVEAGKHKGKRDFIQDIIQDVEEGEQKDKRDFIQDIIQAVEAGKHKDKRDFIQDIIQDVEEGEHKDKRDFIQDIIQDVEEGEHKDKRDFIQDIVQAVEAGKDKGKREFIEDIIQAVEAGKHKDKRDFIQDIIQDVEEGEHKDKRNFIQDIIQAVEAGKHKGKRDFIQDIIQDVEEGEHKDKRNFIQDIIQAVEAGKHKGKRDFIQDIIQDVEEGEQKDKRDFIQDIIQAVEAGKHKDKRDFIQDIIQAVEAGKHKDKREFIQDIIQDVEEDEHKEKDNVDKDLKNIGLVKRDIPATFFSSEWLDNDSGIFPIEIAEEWLQDEYERKIVLSIQPSNIPDNEFNPLENGILLRILVGARVFKKTKEQLQLEDAGLHGAKWWYIALTMPTAVLVCCAVFYFFLEFGKGHRDFSDVTENAIKSRHRIIDKMSNIQKFSNMKNRKYSELPVTNKTDKQY
- the SEN15 gene encoding Sen15p (similar to Saccharomyces cerevisiae SEN15 (YMR059W); ancestral locus Anc_2.625); the encoded protein is MDEKLELVRNNLVHYQQWEDVRVSPASFQWEGENIQLIIGKPSNSEREECVLPVEYSQYQESLLTTNLIDATFTNLVSEEFERIVLAIIGDDGTVVFYYITRGTSTI
- the ARG7 gene encoding glutamate N-acetyltransferase (similar to Saccharomyces cerevisiae ECM40 (YMR062C); ancestral locus Anc_2.628), which encodes MHTTKTLLQKAKPLDKYARFVPTHATFPLGFETASISAGIKKNNALDLGVIRNVNDPKRARAAAVFTTNKFQAAPVTVSRNVLQHTKGEGVIATIVNSGCANSVTGDQGQEDAEKTVDLVSKHLGSDSSENLSLVMSTGVIGQRLPMDKLENGIEKIFNDKKAFGSDFNSWLNFAKSICTTDTFPKIISKQFKLSTTGQTYTITGIAKGAGMICPNMATLLSYLITDLPLSSSAATSSLKYAVDRSFNCISVDGDMSTNDTLCMLSNGAIDNQMEDITEDSELYDEIKLNITSVAQDLAKLVVRDGEGSTKFVTVKVINSENYADARTIAESISNSMLVKTALYGQDANWGRILCAIGYAKLNDMRALDADKISVSFVTTDNSEPKELKLVINGVPQLNLDEERASQMLALEDLEVLVDLNTGTETAQFWTCDLTHEYVTINGDYRT